One Candidatus Omnitrophota bacterium DNA window includes the following coding sequences:
- a CDS encoding 1-acyl-sn-glycerol-3-phosphate acyltransferase: MLYRVSVILAGCFFKTFFALEIKGKDVFPAAQPFILAANHLSNLDPPVLAVSCPKRIAFMAKEELFTNKLLSLYLKDVGAIPIKRGKSDIRIMRLALKTLKTKALLIFPQGTRGRSFNEANSGVGFLSRKAKVPVIAARIYGTDKVLPKRAKFFRRGKIKVIFAKVNTVKEGDDYQAITQKVMATIESL; encoded by the coding sequence ATGCTCTATAGAGTTTCAGTTATTTTAGCTGGTTGTTTTTTTAAAACATTTTTTGCTTTAGAGATAAAAGGAAAAGATGTTTTCCCGGCCGCTCAACCTTTCATTCTAGCTGCTAACCATTTAAGTAATTTAGACCCGCCGGTTTTGGCTGTTTCTTGTCCTAAGCGAATAGCTTTTATGGCTAAAGAGGAGTTGTTTACTAATAAATTGCTTTCTTTGTATTTAAAAGACGTAGGGGCAATTCCAATAAAACGGGGAAAATCTGATATAAGGATTATGCGGTTGGCCTTAAAGACGCTTAAAACTAAGGCCTTACTTATTTTTCCTCAAGGAACTCGAGGGCGCAGTTTTAATGAAGCTAATTCAGGGGTTGGTTTTCTTTCTAGAAAAGCAAAGGTTCCGGTAATTGCGGCAAGAATTTATGGAACTGACAAAGTCCTTCCTAAGCGGGCAAAGTTTTTTCGTCGGGGCAAAATAAAGGTTATTTTTGCAAAGGTCAATACCGTAAAAGAAGGCGATGACTATCAGGCCATTACTCAAAAAGTTATGGCTACGATAGAAAGTTTATAG
- a CDS encoding phosphoglucomutase/phosphomannomutase family protein gives MIKFGTDGWRAVIAQDFTFENLKVVSQAIADYLNKTKKGKKKVVIGYDRRFLSAEFAKTVGLVLGANKIKVVLSDKDVPTPVVSFHCLHKKYDLGIMITASHNPAKFNGLKIKTPRGGSADKSLTDSVERLMFKKKVRFLDEAIARKNKLLEIKDLTKDCIAFLKKFVGLNKIRNLKLKVLVDNMYGSAGTFAEQVLDPSKIKIDYLHNEYNPSFGVINPEPIESNLVEMTKIMKKGKYDLGLVLDGDADRIAMFDGHGNYINAQVILPLLAIHMVKNRKAQGAIGKTVVGSNVIDKVAVSLGVACYETPVGFKYISSLFEQNLIAIGGEEAGGIGVKGYVPERDGSAAFLLLLEMLAVEKKKFNTLLSKFYAQYGHYYYSRASIPLKSVKKSLSDMKLPTAICGKKVERVNTLDGIKLIAGDCWLMFRKSGTEPIVRVYAESKSKKQSDKLMSFGTKMIYAL, from the coding sequence ATGATTAAATTCGGTACCGATGGATGGAGAGCAGTTATTGCCCAAGATTTTACTTTTGAAAATCTAAAAGTTGTCTCACAGGCAATAGCTGACTATTTAAATAAAACTAAAAAAGGCAAGAAAAAGGTTGTAATCGGTTATGATCGTAGATTTCTTTCAGCCGAATTTGCCAAAACAGTAGGTTTAGTTTTAGGGGCAAATAAGATAAAAGTTGTACTTTCCGATAAAGATGTGCCCACTCCAGTAGTAAGTTTTCATTGTCTACATAAGAAATATGATTTAGGAATAATGATTACGGCATCTCATAATCCGGCTAAGTTTAATGGTTTAAAAATAAAGACACCTCGTGGCGGTTCAGCCGATAAGTCTTTAACCGATAGCGTTGAGCGATTGATGTTTAAGAAAAAGGTACGCTTTCTTGATGAAGCGATAGCTAGAAAAAATAAGTTGTTAGAGATAAAAGACTTAACTAAAGACTGCATAGCTTTTTTGAAAAAATTTGTAGGTTTAAATAAGATCAGGAATCTCAAACTAAAAGTTTTAGTCGACAATATGTATGGTTCCGCCGGTACCTTCGCTGAACAAGTGTTAGATCCGAGTAAAATAAAGATAGACTATTTACATAATGAATATAATCCTTCTTTCGGCGTAATTAACCCTGAGCCGATTGAGAGTAATTTGGTTGAAATGACTAAGATAATGAAAAAAGGGAAGTATGATTTGGGTTTAGTCCTTGACGGTGATGCTGACAGAATTGCCATGTTTGACGGCCACGGTAATTACATTAATGCTCAAGTTATCTTACCGCTTTTGGCGATACATATGGTCAAGAACCGAAAAGCTCAAGGGGCAATTGGGAAAACTGTTGTTGGCAGTAATGTCATCGATAAAGTAGCTGTTTCTTTAGGGGTAGCTTGCTATGAGACTCCAGTTGGATTTAAATATATATCTAGTTTATTCGAGCAGAACCTTATTGCTATTGGCGGAGAGGAAGCCGGTGGAATCGGCGTCAAGGGATACGTCCCGGAGCGAGATGGCTCCGCAGCTTTTTTATTACTTTTAGAGATGCTCGCTGTTGAAAAGAAAAAATTTAACACGCTTCTGTCTAAGTTCTACGCTCAATACGGACATTATTACTATAGTCGAGCATCAATTCCTTTAAAGAGCGTTAAAAAAAGTTTAAGCGACATGAAGTTGCCAACGGCTATTTGTGGTAAGAAGGTGGAACGGGTAAATACTCTTGATGGTATAAAACTTATCGCCGGCGACTGTTGGCTTATGTTCAGGAAGTCAGGTACTGAACCAATTGTGAGAGTTTACGCTGAAAGTAAAAGTAAAAAACAATCTGACAAGCTGATGAGTTTTGGTACAAAAATGATCTATGCTCTATAG
- the nadD gene encoding nicotinate (nicotinamide) nucleotide adenylyltransferase has translation MKIGILGGTFNPPHLGHSVLAIEAMEQLKLDKVLLVPTNIAPHKQNDKVEVARRLDMISLAFSQDKRFKIEDCEIKRGGTSYTIDTIKELKDKYPDDQFYLIIGSDLANDFSSWKDYQEVKKLIKIAVACRNNYPLKEKDDFILLDIAQLYISSSQIRQLFKEGHCIEHLVKDRVFEYIKKHNLYQLD, from the coding sequence ATGAAAATAGGAATTCTTGGCGGTACATTTAATCCTCCGCATCTAGGGCATAGTGTTTTAGCTATCGAAGCTATGGAACAGCTTAAGCTCGACAAGGTTCTTTTGGTTCCAACTAATATAGCTCCTCATAAACAAAACGATAAGGTTGAAGTTGCAAGGCGTCTGGATATGATAAGCTTAGCCTTCTCACAAGATAAGCGTTTTAAAATCGAAGATTGTGAAATCAAAAGAGGTGGCACTTCCTACACCATAGATACGATTAAAGAGTTGAAAGATAAATATCCTGATGATCAGTTTTATCTTATTATTGGCTCAGACCTGGCTAATGATTTTTCCAGCTGGAAGGATTATCAAGAAGTTAAAAAGTTGATAAAGATAGCGGTTGCTTGTCGTAATAACTATCCTTTAAAGGAAAAAGACGATTTTATTCTTTTAGATATTGCTCAATTGTACATATCTTCTTCACAGATAAGACAGCTATTTAAAGAGGGGCACTGCATAGAGCATTTAGTCAAAGACAGAGTGTTTGAGTACATAAAAAAACATAATTTATATCAACTTGACTGA
- a CDS encoding glutamate-5-semialdehyde dehydrogenase, whose translation MSVYVKKLVAQAKENSFKLANLSTVQKNKVLKAMAKALLDGREFILKENQKDILLARKNNKKQSFIDRLTLNDARIKEMSVSLKQVAQLVDPVGGVFYENTMANGAKVQKVRVPLGVVLIVYEARPNVTSDCIALLFKTSNLGILRGGRDAYNSNSAITTVLYRALRDSGIDFKPFFLVDKLDHRTVAELLKQDAYIDIVIPRGGESLIRKVVKSSTIPVIKHYKGVCHIFVDSTADLKKALKICINAKVQRPSVCNAVETILVHEEVASKFLPLLEKVFDIYGVQIRGDNKTHKLLKNSKLANKSDWSAEYLDLIVAIKVVKSVDQAIEHINTYGSRHTESILTRNKVNANKFLKEVDSACCFLNISTRFSDGYQFGLGAEIGISTDKLHARGPMGLEELTTYKWIVKGTGQIRT comes from the coding sequence ATGAGTGTTTATGTAAAAAAGCTAGTAGCCCAGGCAAAAGAGAACAGTTTTAAGCTGGCTAATTTGAGCACGGTTCAAAAGAATAAGGTACTTAAAGCCATGGCCAAAGCTTTATTAGATGGACGTGAGTTTATCTTGAAAGAGAATCAGAAAGATATTCTTTTAGCTAGAAAGAATAACAAAAAGCAAAGTTTTATTGATCGACTTACTCTTAATGACGCCCGGATTAAAGAAATGAGTGTCTCTTTAAAACAGGTAGCCCAATTAGTTGACCCAGTTGGTGGAGTTTTTTATGAGAATACTATGGCCAATGGAGCTAAGGTCCAGAAGGTAAGGGTTCCTTTGGGGGTTGTTTTAATAGTTTATGAGGCTCGGCCGAATGTTACCAGTGATTGCATTGCCCTACTGTTTAAAACTTCTAACTTGGGTATTTTACGTGGCGGCAGAGACGCCTATAATTCAAATAGCGCAATTACTACTGTTCTTTATCGGGCCTTAAGAGACAGTGGTATTGATTTTAAGCCTTTCTTTCTAGTTGACAAGTTAGACCACCGTACAGTAGCTGAACTTCTAAAGCAAGATGCCTATATTGATATTGTAATTCCGCGTGGCGGAGAATCCTTAATCAGAAAGGTAGTAAAAAGCTCAACTATTCCGGTAATAAAACATTATAAAGGGGTATGCCATATTTTTGTTGATAGCACGGCAGATTTAAAAAAAGCATTAAAGATATGTATTAATGCTAAAGTCCAGCGGCCTTCAGTTTGCAATGCTGTTGAGACTATTCTGGTTCATGAAGAGGTTGCTTCAAAATTCTTACCTTTGCTTGAAAAAGTATTCGATATCTACGGTGTTCAGATTCGGGGAGATAATAAAACGCATAAGTTACTTAAGAATTCAAAACTGGCCAATAAGAGTGACTGGAGTGCTGAATACCTAGATTTAATCGTAGCAATAAAAGTTGTTAAGAGCGTTGACCAGGCGATTGAGCATATAAATACCTATGGTTCTCGACATACTGAGAGTATTCTTACTAGAAATAAGGTAAATGCTAATAAGTTTCTGAAAGAAGTTGATTCTGCTTGTTGTTTTTTAAATATCTCAACCCGTTTCAGCGATGGCTATCAGTTTGGTCTTGGTGCTGAGATCGGTATTTCGACTGATAAGTTACATGCTCGCGGACCAATGGGGTTAGAGGAACTAACGACCTACAAATGGATAGTTAAAGGTACAGGGCAAATACGTACATGA
- the proB gene encoding glutamate 5-kinase, translating to MKKIVVKIGSSVIAPKGKLNPALVNQIVRDILESESLGYKVVLVSSGAIASGVNALGLKRKPADIHSLMAIASYGQIVLMDTFNSKFKKYKRRCAQILLSWDDFDIRSRFVNIRTTIDKLLAMDIVPIINENDAVSCEEIRFGDNDSLSARVAVLVGAQKLIMLSDVEGLFDKTKLIKEVSQVTSDITSLAKKEDKTHTSGGMITKLQAAEMATSSGIRTIIAKGSIKSVISKIINGETLGTLFCPSQSTERERKKWIVSKKIRGKIFIDQGAKDALLNKGKSLLNVGIASVEGCFKKDDAVAVVDEQGKLLGFGLTHYPIEELKNKTKKKLAKAVIHRDNFTKSLKGFSYHSCTISSEPNK from the coding sequence ATGAAAAAGATAGTTGTAAAAATAGGAAGCAGCGTCATAGCTCCCAAGGGTAAGTTGAACCCAGCTTTAGTCAACCAAATTGTTAGAGATATCCTTGAGTCTGAAAGTTTAGGCTATAAGGTTGTCTTAGTTAGTTCAGGGGCAATTGCCTCTGGGGTGAATGCTTTGGGTTTGAAGCGCAAGCCTGCCGATATCCATTCGCTTATGGCCATAGCTTCATATGGCCAGATTGTGTTGATGGATACTTTCAACAGTAAGTTTAAAAAATATAAGCGACGTTGTGCTCAGATTCTTCTTAGTTGGGATGATTTTGATATACGTTCCCGCTTTGTAAATATCCGAACTACTATTGATAAGTTACTAGCCATGGATATAGTTCCGATAATTAATGAAAATGATGCAGTTTCCTGTGAGGAGATTAGGTTTGGCGATAATGATAGTCTTTCGGCTCGGGTAGCAGTATTGGTTGGGGCTCAAAAGTTAATTATGCTTTCAGATGTCGAAGGCTTGTTTGATAAAACTAAACTTATAAAAGAAGTTTCTCAGGTTACTTCTGATATTACATCTTTGGCTAAGAAAGAGGATAAAACTCATACTTCCGGCGGAATGATTACTAAGCTTCAGGCAGCCGAAATGGCAACATCTTCGGGGATCAGGACAATTATTGCTAAAGGTTCGATTAAAAGTGTTATTTCAAAGATTATTAACGGTGAAACTCTGGGCACTCTATTTTGTCCTTCTCAAAGCACAGAGCGAGAACGCAAGAAATGGATTGTGAGCAAGAAAATAAGGGGCAAGATTTTTATTGATCAGGGAGCAAAAGATGCTTTGCTTAATAAAGGAAAGAGTCTTTTAAATGTAGGGATAGCTTCTGTTGAGGGTTGCTTTAAAAAGGACGATGCGGTAGCTGTGGTTGATGAACAAGGCAAACTTTTGGGTTTCGGTTTAACTCATTATCCTATTGAGGAGTTAAAGAATAAAACAAAAAAGAAATTAGCCAAAGCAGTAATTCATCGGGACAATTTTACTAAAAGTCTTAAGGGTTTTTCTTATCATTCCTGTACGATATCTTCTGAGCCTAATAAATAA
- a CDS encoding 50S ribosome-binding GTPase, whose amino-acid sequence MIFSKARVVFQSGSGGQGSRGVIKLSSGKSVGIGGDGGKGGSVILKVNLHLYDLKTFKGNKKFRALNGEPGSKKNKKGPDAEDLIVGVPLGTRVIEQGKVVFDLIKEDDQILLCRGGSGGLGNHKRNYITQAKEGQVREVVLDYRIPHDVAILGFPNCGKTSLFNSLCGQNQKVADYPFTTTSCVWAPCDYEFDYFTVLDTPPLTRIEKPSQEAKNNFLGQILRSKVVIFLSDNQSDYENDFQDIRREVERYDSLLLKGKKIFYLLAKIDTIDKKAGNDEFLLIGTKEKLKLQALKKIILKSL is encoded by the coding sequence GTGATTTTTTCAAAAGCAAGAGTAGTTTTTCAATCAGGTTCCGGTGGCCAAGGAAGCCGAGGAGTTATTAAACTTTCTTCAGGCAAAAGTGTTGGCATTGGCGGCGATGGTGGAAAAGGCGGAAGTGTTATCCTAAAGGTTAACCTCCATCTTTATGATCTAAAAACTTTTAAAGGCAATAAAAAGTTTCGCGCTCTTAATGGTGAACCCGGATCAAAAAAAAATAAAAAAGGCCCGGATGCTGAAGACTTAATAGTTGGAGTACCTCTTGGCACGAGAGTCATCGAGCAAGGCAAGGTAGTATTTGATTTGATTAAGGAAGATGATCAGATTTTATTATGCCGGGGAGGAAGCGGTGGCTTAGGTAATCATAAACGAAATTATATAACTCAAGCCAAGGAAGGTCAGGTTCGTGAGGTGGTCCTTGACTACCGAATTCCTCATGATGTAGCAATCCTTGGATTTCCTAATTGCGGAAAAACTAGTCTTTTTAATAGTTTGTGCGGCCAAAATCAAAAAGTTGCCGATTATCCTTTTACTACCACTTCTTGCGTTTGGGCGCCCTGCGATTATGAGTTTGATTATTTTACGGTATTAGATACGCCGCCGCTTACTAGGATTGAGAAACCTAGTCAGGAGGCGAAAAATAACTTCCTCGGACAAATTCTGCGTAGCAAGGTAGTTATTTTTTTAAGCGATAATCAAAGTGATTATGAGAACGACTTTCAGGATATTCGTCGAGAGGTTGAGCGTTACGATTCGTTATTATTAAAAGGAAAAAAAATTTTTTACTTGTTGGCTAAAATTGATACAATAGATAAGAAAGCAGGCAACGATGAATTCTTATTAATCGGAACAAAAGAAAAGTTAAAGCTCCAAGCTTTGAAGAAAATAATCCTAAAAAGCCTCTAA
- the rplU gene encoding 50S ribosomal protein L21: MLAVVEISKKQYLVKKGDRIKVQRLKEKEGKIVFDKILLLADDKKIKVGTPYVDKAKVEAQIDAEVKSKKVIIYKSKRRKKYRKKQGHRQILTNLTITRIVATSSQSQSSAK; the protein is encoded by the coding sequence ATGTTAGCAGTAGTAGAAATAAGCAAAAAGCAGTATTTGGTCAAAAAAGGGGATCGGATAAAGGTCCAGCGCCTTAAGGAAAAAGAGGGCAAGATTGTTTTTGATAAGATATTGCTTTTGGCTGATGATAAAAAGATTAAAGTAGGCACTCCCTATGTAGATAAGGCAAAGGTTGAGGCTCAGATTGATGCTGAAGTAAAGAGCAAAAAGGTTATCATTTACAAGAGCAAACGCCGAAAGAAATATCGTAAAAAACAAGGGCATCGTCAAATCCTTACCAATCTTACTATTACCCGCATTGTTGCAACTTCTTCACAGAGCCAAAGCTCAGCAAAGTGA
- a CDS encoding pyridoxamine 5'-phosphate oxidase family protein, translating to MEKLSDSIINFFHNQDFVIVSTLDQNNKIHSSAKGIVGVDHSRVYLIDLYEAKTFSNLEKNPTITITAIDEHQFIGFALKGLAYMVERKNVKEAVIKKWEKRLIDRMSKRVVKNIQKDKGSSLHPESRFPKFKYLIEMKVGEVIDLTPSHLKKSAI from the coding sequence ATGGAAAAGCTATCAGATTCGATAATTAATTTTTTCCATAATCAAGATTTTGTTATTGTCTCTACTCTTGATCAAAATAATAAGATACATTCTTCAGCCAAGGGAATCGTCGGGGTTGATCATAGTAGGGTATATTTGATTGACCTATACGAAGCGAAAACTTTTTCTAATTTAGAAAAAAACCCGACCATAACCATAACCGCTATAGACGAACATCAATTTATTGGTTTTGCTTTAAAAGGCCTTGCTTATATGGTAGAACGCAAAAATGTAAAAGAAGCGGTTATCAAGAAATGGGAGAAGCGATTAATTGATCGGATGTCCAAGCGGGTAGTTAAGAATATTCAGAAAGATAAAGGTTCTTCATTGCATCCTGAGTCGCGTTTTCCTAAGTTTAAATACCTTATTGAGATGAAGGTTGGCGAAGTAATTGACTTGACCCCGTCACATTTAAAAAAATCAGCCATTTGA
- a CDS encoding FAD-dependent oxidoreductase has protein sequence MSKIYDLIILGAGPAGITAAVYAVRKRLNFLIISFDIGGQTAWSGDIENYTGYQFITGPELTLKFQKHMESFGTKTNIPETVKDLKKEGDRLRVITDKAEYISRMIIVATGKKPRMLNVPGEEEYKNKGVTYCATCDGPVFKDKSVAIIGGGNSALEAALQMIKISPKVHIVNIGPKLTGDPIMIEKLDQSQLVEIHNNAQMKKIYGETFVKGIEFEQQGRVVNLELEGVFIEVGLAPNVGFAGILKKNQKGEIIVDQNNKTNIEGVFAAGDVTDVPEKQIIIACGEGSKACLSAFKYISTH, from the coding sequence GTGAGTAAAATTTACGATTTAATAATTCTTGGTGCTGGTCCAGCAGGGATAACTGCAGCGGTTTACGCAGTGAGAAAGCGCCTAAATTTTTTAATAATTAGTTTTGATATTGGCGGCCAAACTGCTTGGAGCGGGGATATCGAAAATTACACCGGTTATCAATTTATTACTGGTCCGGAGCTCACTTTAAAATTTCAAAAACATATGGAATCATTCGGTACTAAGACAAATATACCTGAAACGGTAAAGGATTTAAAGAAAGAGGGAGATCGGCTAAGGGTAATTACTGATAAAGCGGAGTATATCTCAAGAATGATCATTGTTGCAACCGGGAAAAAACCACGGATGCTTAATGTTCCTGGTGAAGAGGAGTATAAGAATAAGGGTGTTACCTATTGTGCGACTTGCGATGGCCCAGTTTTTAAGGATAAATCGGTTGCCATAATCGGTGGTGGCAATTCAGCACTAGAGGCAGCTTTACAAATGATTAAAATTTCACCAAAAGTGCACATAGTTAATATTGGGCCAAAGCTTACCGGTGATCCAATAATGATTGAGAAGCTAGATCAGTCTCAATTGGTCGAGATTCATAATAATGCTCAGATGAAAAAAATATATGGTGAAACCTTTGTTAAGGGGATCGAATTTGAGCAGCAGGGAAGGGTAGTTAATCTAGAGTTAGAGGGAGTATTCATTGAAGTTGGGCTAGCGCCTAATGTTGGCTTTGCCGGAATTTTGAAAAAAAATCAGAAAGGTGAGATTATTGTTGATCAGAATAATAAGACTAATATCGAAGGTGTGTTTGCTGCTGGAGATGTAACTGATGTTCCTGAGAAGCAGATTATTATTGCTTGTGGCGAGGGCTCAAAAGCTTGTCTTTCGGCCTTTAAATATATTTCTACTCATTAA
- a CDS encoding glutaredoxin family protein, translating into MEVKVYSTKTCPYCVMVKDYLTSKSIAYQNFDVSQDAAAREEMVKISGQMGVPVISIDGKIIIGFDKDKIDSFL; encoded by the coding sequence ATGGAAGTAAAAGTATACTCTACCAAAACTTGTCCCTATTGCGTGATGGTGAAAGATTACCTGACTTCCAAGAGCATAGCTTACCAAAATTTTGATGTTTCTCAAGATGCTGCTGCTCGTGAAGAAATGGTAAAGATTTCAGGGCAAATGGGAGTTCCGGTTATCTCTATCGACGGTAAAATTATTATTGGTTTTGATAAAGATAAGATTGATTCTTTCCTATAA
- a CDS encoding flavodoxin domain-containing protein encodes MIKINDDIYWVGHVDWDLKNFHGYSTPKGSTYNAYLIVDEKPTLIDTVKHYGSDDMLNRIKEIIHPSKIQYIISNHAEMDHSGSIDKLLDFCPQAEVVCSPKGKEALGRHYKKDWKFKVVDSQDKLSIGKRTLQFHLTPMVHWPDSMVTYLKDQQILFSNDAFGQHYASSERFVDEIGADIIFREAAKYYANIVMPYGVQVVKALETLQSLNLEAICPSHGLIWRQKQNIETIIDLYDKWANAKSEERAVIIYDSMWHSTEKMARRIYELIDKENVPVDLVNLQTKDTSDVVADILSARAVIVGSPILNNGILPSLGALFTYLKGLKPKAKFGFSFGSYGWSKAGFKDLEEGLKASGIELIAEGKYFQYIPDEKELASLSEIIPKILDKIKDD; translated from the coding sequence ATGATTAAAATAAATGATGATATCTATTGGGTTGGTCATGTTGATTGGGATTTAAAGAATTTCCATGGTTATTCAACGCCAAAAGGATCTACCTATAATGCTTATCTTATCGTGGATGAAAAGCCAACCTTAATCGATACTGTGAAACATTATGGATCGGACGACATGCTAAACCGGATTAAGGAGATTATCCATCCGTCTAAGATTCAGTATATTATTTCAAACCATGCTGAGATGGATCATTCAGGCTCAATCGATAAGCTGCTTGATTTTTGTCCTCAAGCTGAAGTAGTTTGTTCTCCTAAAGGAAAAGAGGCTCTTGGACGGCATTATAAGAAAGATTGGAAATTCAAAGTTGTTGACTCACAGGATAAACTTTCAATAGGCAAACGGACTTTGCAATTTCACTTAACTCCGATGGTTCATTGGCCGGATTCTATGGTCACTTACCTTAAAGATCAACAGATATTGTTTTCTAACGATGCTTTTGGGCAACATTATGCCAGCAGTGAGCGGTTTGTCGACGAGATAGGTGCTGATATTATTTTTCGTGAAGCAGCTAAATATTACGCCAACATTGTTATGCCTTATGGAGTTCAAGTGGTAAAAGCCTTAGAGACTTTACAGTCTTTAAATTTAGAGGCAATTTGCCCCTCTCATGGTTTAATTTGGCGACAAAAGCAGAATATCGAAACGATTATAGATCTTTATGATAAGTGGGCTAATGCCAAGAGCGAAGAACGGGCAGTTATCATTTATGATAGTATGTGGCATTCTACCGAGAAGATGGCGAGAAGAATTTATGAGTTGATTGATAAAGAAAATGTTCCGGTGGATCTAGTTAATTTGCAGACAAAGGATACTTCTGATGTCGTAGCCGATATTCTTTCTGCTAGGGCGGTTATCGTCGGTAGTCCGATACTGAACAATGGAATCCTTCCCTCGCTAGGGGCTTTATTTACCTATTTAAAAGGGCTAAAGCCGAAAGCCAAGTTTGGCTTTAGCTTCGGTTCTTACGGATGGTCTAAGGCTGGCTTTAAGGATTTAGAAGAAGGCTTAAAGGCTTCGGGCATAGAATTAATAGCCGAAGGTAAGTATTTTCAATATATTCCTGATGAGAAAGAATTAGCTTCGCTTTCAGAAATAATTCCAAAAATACTGGATAAAATAAAGGATGATTAA
- a CDS encoding rubredoxin, with protein sequence MSKYRCVVCGYIYDPAVGDPSSGIEPGTAFEQLPDSWVCPECGVGKDQFEKAAD encoded by the coding sequence ATGAGTAAATATCGATGTGTAGTTTGTGGTTATATTTATGATCCGGCAGTCGGCGATCCTAGTTCGGGGATAGAGCCGGGGACTGCTTTTGAACAACTTCCTGATTCTTGGGTGTGTCCTGAATGTGGTGTAGGTAAAGATCAGTTTGAGAAGGCTGCTGATTAA
- a CDS encoding arsenate reductase ArsC — translation MKKKRVLVLCTQNSARSQMAEGLFRHMAQERFKVESAGSKPSLVNPYAIKVLAEIGIDISSQRSKSLTEFIGQEFDYLITVCDNVAKECPVFPGVYKKIHWSLEDPAAVVGDQEKLEAFRTVRDRLKGLIFDFSQNQTVC, via the coding sequence ATGAAAAAAAAGAGAGTTTTAGTTTTGTGCACTCAGAATTCTGCTCGTAGCCAAATGGCTGAGGGTCTTTTTAGGCATATGGCTCAAGAACGGTTTAAAGTAGAAAGTGCCGGCTCTAAGCCATCATTGGTAAATCCTTATGCAATTAAAGTATTGGCCGAAATCGGCATTGATATCTCTAGCCAGCGTTCAAAGAGTTTAACTGAATTCATTGGTCAGGAGTTTGACTATTTGATTACGGTTTGTGATAATGTTGCTAAAGAATGTCCAGTATTTCCGGGAGTTTATAAAAAAATACATTGGTCGTTAGAGGACCCGGCTGCAGTAGTTGGCGATCAAGAAAAATTAGAGGCTTTTCGGACGGTGCGTGACAGGCTCAAGGGTTTAATTTTTGATTTTTCACAAAATCAAACGGTGTGCTAA